One genomic segment of Luteimonas galliterrae includes these proteins:
- the murJ gene encoding murein biosynthesis integral membrane protein MurJ, whose amino-acid sequence MNAPDPAAAVPPAPSPRKPGLLRSTAVFSAMTFLSRVSGLVRDQVYAAVFGASPAMDAFVVAFRIPNFMRRLSAEGSFSMAFVPVLAEYKEKYGPAEVKDLIDRVAGTLTAALLVLTAAAVLAAPWIMPVFAPGFGADTEQGRLAAEMLRITFPYALFISLASLAGGILNSYQRFAVPALSPVLLNLSMIAAAIGLAPLMDEPVLALAWGVFAAGVLQLAFQLPSLARLGLLPRPRLGLAHAGVRKIMKLMVPTLFGSSVAQVNLLLNTIVASFLIGGSVTWLYYTDRLLEFPLGMFGVAIGTVILPHLSSRHSATDPHGFSKALDWAFRLCLLIGVPACLGLVLCAEALIATLFQHGNFTAHDTQMSRLSLMAQSIAVPAFLLVKVLAPAFYSRQDTKTPVKSAVVSVIANAVFTVSLLLGLLYLTDVGRNALAAAGGDLFDALGHVGGAHACLALAIALAGWLNAVQLWWYLRRVGVYERQPGWGRFLRQLAVAAVGMAAMVVGLLAFWQGWTAWPWWERAWKLAVVVGSGAAVYAALLWLQGVRPRDLRH is encoded by the coding sequence ATGAACGCCCCGGATCCGGCCGCGGCCGTCCCGCCGGCCCCGTCGCCGCGCAAGCCAGGTCTGCTGCGCTCCACGGCCGTCTTCAGCGCCATGACCTTCCTGTCCCGGGTTTCGGGTCTGGTCCGCGACCAGGTCTACGCGGCGGTGTTCGGCGCCAGCCCGGCCATGGACGCCTTCGTGGTGGCGTTCCGCATCCCCAATTTCATGCGGCGGCTGTCGGCCGAGGGCTCGTTTTCGATGGCCTTCGTGCCGGTGCTGGCCGAATACAAGGAAAAGTACGGCCCGGCCGAGGTGAAGGACCTGATCGACCGGGTCGCCGGCACCCTGACCGCGGCGCTGCTGGTGCTGACCGCGGCGGCCGTGCTGGCGGCGCCGTGGATCATGCCGGTGTTCGCGCCGGGCTTCGGCGCCGATACCGAGCAGGGCCGGCTGGCGGCCGAGATGCTGCGCATCACCTTCCCGTATGCGCTGTTCATTTCGCTGGCTTCGCTGGCGGGCGGCATCCTCAACAGTTATCAGCGCTTCGCGGTGCCCGCGTTGTCGCCGGTATTGCTGAACCTGTCGATGATCGCCGCCGCGATCGGCCTGGCGCCGCTGATGGACGAGCCGGTGTTGGCGCTGGCCTGGGGCGTGTTCGCCGCCGGCGTGCTGCAGTTGGCATTTCAGTTGCCGTCACTGGCCAGGCTGGGCCTGTTGCCGCGTCCCCGCCTGGGCCTGGCGCATGCCGGCGTGCGCAAGATCATGAAGCTGATGGTGCCGACGCTGTTCGGCTCGTCGGTGGCGCAGGTCAACCTGCTGCTGAATACGATCGTGGCCTCGTTCCTGATCGGCGGCAGCGTGACCTGGCTGTACTACACGGACCGGTTGCTCGAATTCCCGCTGGGCATGTTCGGCGTGGCGATCGGCACGGTGATCCTGCCGCACCTGTCCAGCCGCCATTCCGCGACCGATCCGCATGGTTTTTCGAAGGCGCTGGATTGGGCTTTCCGGCTTTGCCTGCTGATCGGCGTGCCGGCCTGCCTGGGCCTGGTCCTGTGCGCAGAAGCGCTGATCGCCACGCTGTTCCAGCACGGCAACTTCACCGCGCACGACACGCAGATGAGCCGGTTGAGCCTGATGGCGCAATCGATCGCCGTGCCGGCTTTCCTGCTGGTCAAGGTGTTGGCGCCGGCGTTCTATTCGCGCCAAGACACCAAGACGCCGGTGAAATCGGCGGTGGTGTCGGTGATCGCCAATGCGGTGTTCACGGTGTCGCTGCTGCTCGGCCTGCTGTACCTGACCGACGTGGGCCGGAACGCGCTTGCGGCGGCCGGCGGCGATCTCTTCGATGCGCTCGGCCATGTCGGCGGCGCGCATGCCTGCCTGGCGCTGGCGATCGCGCTGGCCGGTTGGCTCAATGCCGTGCAGTTGTGGTGGTACCTGCGCCGGGTCGGCGTCTACGAAAGGCAGCCGGGCTGGGGACGTTTCCTGCGGCAGTTGGCGGTGGCCGCGGTCGGCATGGCCGCGATGGTGGTCGGGCTGCTGGCGTTCTGGCAGGGATGGACCGCTTGGCCGTGGTGGGAGCGGGCCTGGAAGTTGGCGGTAGTGGTCGGCAGCGGTGCGGCCGTTTATGCCGCGTTGCTGTGGCTGCAAGGCGTCCGGCCCCGCGATCTGAGGCATTGA
- a CDS encoding bifunctional riboflavin kinase/FAD synthetase: MSRLFRDVDGGSLYPQGSVVCIGAFDGLHLGHRALVRHAVARARSLGLSAVALSFEPLPREFFAAGVAPPRLMLPRARIEGLRDLGADGIGLLRFDARMATMSAENFVRDVLAGRLGAREVWVGPEFRFGHKRGGDIATLHRLGSHLGFEAGEIAPVALDGERVSSTRIRNALREGDFALAARLLGRPYSIGGHVVRGKRLGRTLGFPTANLRFGGKTPPFAGIHAVWVHGVGAAPLAGVSSFGTRPTVDGVEPLLEAHLFDFDGDLYGRRIEVEFVAKLRDEEKFPDLAAMVAQIHRDAAQARAILQRQEKQQAYA, translated from the coding sequence ATGAGCAGGCTGTTTCGCGACGTCGATGGCGGATCCTTGTATCCGCAGGGAAGCGTGGTCTGCATCGGCGCCTTCGACGGCCTGCACCTCGGCCACCGCGCGCTGGTGCGCCATGCGGTCGCGCGTGCCCGTTCGCTCGGCCTGTCTGCGGTCGCATTGAGTTTCGAACCGTTGCCGCGCGAATTCTTCGCTGCCGGCGTTGCGCCGCCGCGGCTGATGCTGCCGCGGGCGAGGATCGAAGGCCTGCGCGATCTCGGCGCGGACGGTATCGGCCTGCTGCGCTTCGACGCGCGCATGGCGACGATGAGCGCCGAGAACTTCGTGCGCGACGTGCTGGCCGGCCGCTTGGGCGCGCGCGAAGTTTGGGTCGGCCCGGAATTCCGCTTCGGCCACAAGCGCGGCGGCGATATCGCGACGCTGCATCGATTGGGCTCGCACCTGGGTTTCGAGGCGGGCGAAATCGCGCCGGTGGCGCTCGACGGCGAGCGCGTCTCCAGCACGCGCATCCGCAACGCATTGCGCGAAGGCGATTTCGCGCTGGCCGCGAGGCTGCTGGGGCGCCCGTATTCGATCGGCGGCCATGTCGTGCGCGGCAAGCGACTCGGCCGCACGCTCGGCTTCCCGACCGCCAACCTGCGTTTCGGCGGCAAGACGCCGCCTTTCGCCGGCATCCACGCGGTCTGGGTGCATGGCGTCGGCGCGGCGCCGCTGGCCGGCGTATCCAGTTTCGGCACGCGGCCGACCGTGGACGGCGTCGAGCCGTTGCTGGAGGCGCACCTGTTCGATTTCGACGGCGACCTGTACGGCCGCCGCATCGAAGTGGAATTCGTCGCCAAGCTGCGCGACGAAGAAAAATTCCCCGATCTGGCGGCGATGGTCGCCCAGATCCACCGCGATGCCGCGCAGGCGCGCGCCATCCTCCAACGGCAAGAAAAACAGCAGGCCTACGCGTGA
- the rpsT gene encoding 30S ribosomal protein S20 translates to MANIKSAKKRAKQAVVRNLRNTSQRSMLRTAVKKVLKALEANDAAGAQAAFATAQPILDRFAARGLIHKNKAARHKSRLTARIKAIKAAA, encoded by the coding sequence GTGGCCAATATCAAGTCCGCCAAGAAGCGCGCCAAGCAGGCCGTCGTGCGCAATCTGCGCAACACGAGCCAGCGTTCGATGCTGCGCACCGCCGTCAAGAAAGTGCTCAAAGCGCTCGAAGCCAACGACGCCGCCGGCGCCCAGGCCGCCTTCGCCACCGCGCAGCCGATCCTGGATCGCTTCGCCGCCCGGGGCCTGATCCACAAGAACAAGGCCGCCCGCCACAAGAGCCGCCTGACCGCCCGCATCAAGGCGATCAAGGCCGCTGCCTGA
- the rplU gene encoding 50S ribosomal protein L21 encodes MYAVLVTGGKQYRVMKGETIRVEKLDAEAGKEITFDNVLMLGDGEGVKLGDALKGATVSATVKSHGRADKVRIVKFRRRKHHRKQMGHRQHYTEIEITGIAGGSK; translated from the coding sequence ATGTACGCAGTTCTAGTCACCGGCGGTAAGCAATACCGCGTGATGAAGGGCGAAACGATTCGCGTCGAGAAGCTCGACGCCGAAGCCGGCAAGGAGATCACGTTCGACAACGTGCTCATGCTGGGCGACGGCGAGGGCGTGAAGCTCGGCGACGCGCTCAAGGGCGCGACCGTTTCGGCCACCGTCAAGAGCCACGGTCGCGCCGACAAGGTGCGCATCGTCAAGTTCCGCCGCCGCAAGCACCATCGCAAGCAGATGGGCCACCGGCAGCACTACACCGAAATCGAGATCACCGGCATCGCCGGTGGCAGCAAGTAA
- the rpmA gene encoding 50S ribosomal protein L27 yields the protein MAHKKGVGSTRNGRDSNPKYLGVKIYGGQAIEAGNIIVRQRGTQFHPGTNVGLGRDHTLFALADGKVEFSTKGPKKRRTVSVVAGE from the coding sequence ATGGCACATAAAAAGGGCGTAGGTTCCACCCGCAACGGCCGCGACTCCAACCCGAAGTACCTGGGCGTGAAGATCTACGGCGGCCAGGCCATCGAAGCCGGCAACATCATCGTGCGCCAGCGCGGTACCCAGTTCCATCCGGGCACCAACGTCGGCCTGGGCCGCGACCACACGCTGTTCGCGTTGGCCGACGGCAAGGTCGAATTCTCGACCAAGGGTCCGAAGAAGCGCCGCACGGTCAGCGTGGTCGCCGGCGAGTAA
- the cgtA gene encoding Obg family GTPase CgtA: MKLVDEAEIQVIAGNGGNGCIGFRREKFIPLGGPDGGDGGDGGSVWIVADENLNTLVDFRHQKVFRAQRGENGMGQQRYGKAGDDIEIRVPVGTAITNVGTQELIGDLTSHGDRLLVAKGGKGGLGNMHFKSSTNRSPRRATPGEEGEQRELMLELKLLADVGLLGFPNAGKSTLIRAVSAATPKVADYPFTTLYPNLGVVSVEPGRSFVIADIPGLIEGAAEGAGLGALFLRHIQRTRLLLHLVEVEPLDGSDAAEQVRAIERELARFDPELMHKPRWLLLNKADLLPAEDAKALAEGIVAKLDWKAPWFVISGLAHEGTREVMLKVQAFLDELNQAEAEAREAGDDA, from the coding sequence ATGAAACTCGTCGACGAAGCCGAAATCCAAGTCATCGCCGGCAACGGCGGCAACGGCTGCATCGGTTTCCGCCGCGAGAAGTTCATCCCGCTCGGCGGCCCTGACGGCGGCGACGGCGGCGATGGCGGCAGCGTCTGGATCGTCGCCGACGAAAACCTCAATACCCTGGTCGATTTCCGCCATCAGAAGGTCTTCCGCGCCCAGCGCGGCGAGAACGGCATGGGCCAGCAGCGCTACGGCAAGGCCGGCGACGACATCGAGATCCGGGTGCCGGTGGGCACCGCGATCACCAATGTCGGCACCCAGGAATTGATCGGCGACCTGACCTCGCACGGCGACCGTCTGCTCGTGGCCAAGGGCGGCAAGGGCGGCCTGGGCAACATGCACTTCAAGAGCTCGACCAATCGTTCGCCGCGTCGTGCGACGCCAGGCGAGGAGGGCGAGCAACGCGAACTCATGCTGGAGTTGAAGCTGCTGGCCGATGTCGGCCTGCTTGGGTTCCCCAACGCTGGCAAGAGCACATTGATCCGCGCCGTGTCGGCGGCCACGCCCAAGGTGGCCGATTATCCGTTCACCACGCTGTATCCGAACCTGGGCGTGGTGAGCGTGGAGCCGGGACGCAGCTTCGTGATCGCCGACATTCCGGGGTTGATCGAAGGCGCGGCGGAAGGCGCTGGCCTGGGGGCGCTGTTCCTGCGCCACATCCAGCGCACGCGGTTGTTGCTGCATCTGGTGGAAGTCGAGCCGTTGGACGGCAGCGATGCGGCCGAGCAGGTGCGCGCCATCGAGCGCGAGCTGGCCCGCTTCGATCCAGAACTGATGCACAAGCCGCGCTGGCTGCTGCTGAACAAAGCCGACCTGCTGCCGGCGGAAGATGCGAAGGCGCTCGCCGAAGGCATCGTCGCCAAGCTCGATTGGAAGGCGCCGTGGTTCGTGATTTCCGGCCTGGCGCACGAGGGCACGCGCGAGGTGATGCTGAAGGTGCAGGCCTTCCTCGACGAGTTGAATCAGGCCGAGGCCGAAGCGCGGGAAGCCGGCGATGACGCCTGA